Below is a genomic region from Aurantimonas sp. HBX-1.
TCGCCTGGTATCTGCTGGGCAGAAGGGACCGTTAGTTTCGCGCCTCGCCGTACCGGTTGGAGTTGCCAATCGCTCGTATCCGGACAATAATGTCCGAAATCTGAAGCCTTCCCGGAAAGGCGGCGATGACACGCGAAGCCTTGCTGCGGGAACTGCGTGCCTATGCTCGGGCGCAAAAGCTGAAGCTCGAAATCGACACGAAGCTCGGCAAGGGCAGCCACTACCGCGTGACGCTCGGCGACAGGCGTACGATCATCCAGTCCGGCGAACTCGGTCCGCTGCACGTGCGGACGATCAAGCGCCAGCTCGGGGTTGAGTGAGAAGGAAATGCCATGCGCCTGATCTATCCGGCTCGACTGGAAGCCGATCCCGATGGCGGCTTCGTCGTGACCTTTCCGGACTTGCCGGAAGCGATCAGCGGGGGCGCGACGCGGGAGGCGGCGATCGGCGCGGCGAGCGAAGCGCTGGGCGTTGCTCTTCGATGGGCCCTGCGGGACGGCAGGGATCTGCCGGCCGCTTCCGAGACAGGCGGCGACCTGGCCATTCCCGTGGGGGCGAGCGATGCGATGAAGCTCGCCGTCTGCGAGGCCTTCCGCCAGAGCGGCATCAGCCAGGCGGAGCTGGCCCGACGGCTCGGCAAGGACGAGAAGCTGGTGCGCAGAATCCTCGACCCGGACCATCCGACCAAGCTGGCGATGCTGGAGGCGACGCTGGCCGTGCTCGGCCGCCGCGTGGTGATCGAGACGATCGCCGCCTGAGCTGTGTCGCCCTTGCATTCGCTGCGGGGCGCTCATTCTGCCGCGTCCTTCAGTTCCTCGGCTTCGGGCGTCGCACCGGCGGCCGCATGCTCGCGGCGCATGCGGCGGACGAGGTCGAGCTCGGCCTGGAAGTCGACGTAATGCGGCAGCTTCAGATGCTCGACGAAGCCGGTCGCCTGGACGTTGTCGGAATGGGCGATGACGAATTCCTCGTCCTGGGCCGGGGCATTGCGCTCCTCGCCGAACTCGTCTGCCCTGAGGGCCCGGTCGACGAGGCTCATCGCCATCGCCTTGCGCTCCGACTGGCCGAAGACCAGGCCGTAGCCGCGGGTGAACTGCGGCGGCTCCTCGGCGGAGCCCTTGAACTGGTTGACCATCTGGCACTCGGTGAGCCGCACCCGGCCGATGGTGACGGGGAAACCCACTTCCGGCATCTCGACCTCGATATCGACGAGGCCGATGCGGATCTCGCCGACGAAGGGATGCGACCGGCCGAAGCCGCGCTGGGTGGAATAGGCGAGCGACAGCAGGAACCCCTCGTCGCCGCGCGACAGCGCCTGCAGCCGGAGATCCCGACCGGCCGGATATTCCAGCGGCTCGCGGGTGAGATCGCCCGGCTCGCCGGTCTCGTCCGCGATGTCCGGCTCGATCAGCCCGTCCTCGCCGAGAATGTCGGTGACCCGCGCGCAGCGCTCGCCCGGCCAGTCGCGCCGGGCGCCGGGCTCGACCGGCTCGTCGCCGGCCATCGACGGGTCGATCAGCCGGTGCGTGTAATCGAAGGTGGGCCCCAGCAACTGGCCGCCTGGCAGGTCCTTGTAGGTCGCCGAGACGCGGCGCTCGATGCGCATCGCGCCGGTGTCGACCGGCACCGAATAGCCGAAGCGCGGCAGCGTCGTGCGATAGGCGCGGATCAGGAAGATCGCCTCGATCAGATCGCCGCGCGCCTGGCGCACCGCCATCGCCGCGAGTTCGGGGTCGTAGAGCGAGCCCTCGGCCATCGCCCGGTCGACGGCGAGCGCCAGCTGGCCGGCGATCTGCTCCAGCGTCAGCGCCGGGACATTGCGGTCGCCGCGGCGGCGATCGGCGAGCAGGCGGTGGGCGGCGCCGATGGCGGCCTCGCCTCCCTTGACGGCGACATACATCTCAGCGCTCCGCGATCTCTGTGGTGCGCGGCAGGCCGAATGCCTCGCCGCCGGCGACGAGCAGCACATCGATGCCGCAGGGATAGAGCGCGCGATTGCCGGCCCAGTCGGCCAGGAAGCTCTCCGGCAGCCCCTGCGGGCCGGCGAAGGCCTCCGTCTCGATGCCGGGACCGGTGAGCCGCAGTGTCCCGCCGCCCCGCAGGTCCGGCAGGCAGACGACCAGCGTCGCCGATCGATCGGGAAAGTCGGCCGTGCCGACGGCAAAACGTGACAGCGCCGGCAGCGCCGACGGGTCGCAGG
It encodes:
- a CDS encoding type II toxin-antitoxin system HicB family antitoxin is translated as MRLIYPARLEADPDGGFVVTFPDLPEAISGGATREAAIGAASEALGVALRWALRDGRDLPAASETGGDLAIPVGASDAMKLAVCEAFRQSGISQAELARRLGKDEKLVRRILDPDHPTKLAMLEATLAVLGRRVVIETIAA
- a CDS encoding carbon-phosphorus lyase complex subunit PhnI, with translation MYVAVKGGEAAIGAAHRLLADRRRGDRNVPALTLEQIAGQLALAVDRAMAEGSLYDPELAAMAVRQARGDLIEAIFLIRAYRTTLPRFGYSVPVDTGAMRIERRVSATYKDLPGGQLLGPTFDYTHRLIDPSMAGDEPVEPGARRDWPGERCARVTDILGEDGLIEPDIADETGEPGDLTREPLEYPAGRDLRLQALSRGDEGFLLSLAYSTQRGFGRSHPFVGEIRIGLVDIEVEMPEVGFPVTIGRVRLTECQMVNQFKGSAEEPPQFTRGYGLVFGQSERKAMAMSLVDRALRADEFGEERNAPAQDEEFVIAHSDNVQATGFVEHLKLPHYVDFQAELDLVRRMRREHAAAGATPEAEELKDAAE